In the Cryptosporangium aurantiacum genome, GAACAGGTTCTCGCCCCAGACGGCGAGCACCGGTCCGGCGCGCGCGACCTGGATGCCGTCACCCAGCTCGGGCGTCACCGCGCAGTACACGGTGTCGACCGGGGTGGGGTCCACGACGTCGCCGAGGAATTCCGCGACGTAACCGGTGACGACGGGCTCGGCGCGGCGTCTGGCCTCGTCCGGTCCGATTTCCCAGGCGGTGTCCTCCTCGGGTAAGTGGCCGCCGATCGCCCACTGGCCGGGCGCGGCCAGGTGGCCGTAGGTGGTGAACCCGTCCTTCCAGGCGCCGCTGCGTTCGATCCAACAGCGCGGCGGCGGCAGCGCGCCTCCGTCCGGCCCGGCGGTGGCCACCAGCGGAAACGTGAATCGGACGTGGTGCTCCAGCGCGGCGGGGACCGGGAGGCCCAGCGGTGCGGCCAGTGCCGCGGTGCCGGTGCCCGCCGCGATCAGCACCGAGTCACACTGCCAGCTGCCGCCGGTCGAGTGGATCGTGGCCGTGTCCCCGTGGACGGTGATCCGCCGCACAGCGTCCACATGCACGGAGCGACGTACCGCGGCGGTGAGGAACTCGCCGGTGGCCTCGGCCCGGATGACGCCGCCCGCGGGGTCGACCAGGAACGGCCCCGGCGTTCCCGGCCGGGCCGGAAGGCCCGGGACGTCGGCGACGTCGGCATACAGTCCACAGCGGACCCCGGCGGACCGCATCGCGGCGTACCACTCGTCCGCGCCGACGCCGCTGACGACCGTGCTCTCGGCCCCCACCAGCGTGCGGCCCGCCGTCCGCTCCCAGCGGCGCCAGCCGGTCCGGGCCCTGGCGGCGTACCGCACGAGCGCCGGGGTGCCGTGCGCCAGGCGGAAGATCCGGGTGCCGCCGCGCGACCGGCCACCCATCGGCGCACCGGATTCGTAGCACCGCACGCTCACCGGGTACCGCCGCAGGGCGTAGGCGGTCGACAGTCCGACGATGCCGGCCCCGATCACCCCGATGCGCACGGTCCTACCGTAAGCGGCTCACCCGACGGGCGGCAGGGTCGACCACGGGAAGTTGATCCAGCGATCGGTGCGCCGCCAGACGTACTCGCAGTGAACGACCGATTGCGGCTTTTCGTACAGCACCGCGGTGCGTGCCTCGGCGACGTGCGCGGAACAGAACTCGTAGACGACCTCGAGCGTGCGGCCGGTGTCGGCGACGTCGTCCACGATCAGGACCCGCGCGCCGGCCAGGTCGACGATCTCGGGCACCGGCGGCAGCATCACCGGGACCGCGAGCCGCTCGTCCACGCCGGTGTAGAACTCGACGTTGATCGTGGCGACGTTCTTCACGTCGAGCGCGTAGGCCAGCGCGCCGGCGGGCAGCAGGCCGCCGCGCGCGATCGCCAGGACGATCTCCGGGCGGTACCCGTCGGCCGCGACCTGAGCGGCGAGCTCACGGGACGCCGTGCCGAACAGATCCCAGGTGAGCACTTCACGGGCACCAGAAGTCACGCCGAATCGTAAACGCGGCTGGCGGGAAGCCCGCGACCGAGCAACAGTTGCAACAAGGTAATCAACCAGCGAGGAGGCCCTCATGACCGAACTCGACGCCTACTCGCAGATCGTCACCCGGGTCGCCCGGACGGTCGGGCCGCACGTCGCCGCGCTCGCGGTGCGGAGCAGGCGCGGCGAGGGCGCCGGTTCCGCGGTCGTCGTGGACTCCGACGGCCTGATGCTGACCAACGCGCACGTCGTCCACGGCGCGGAGAGCGGACGGGTGGCGTTCGCCGACGGCTCGGAGAGCCGCTTCTCGGTGATCGGCGCGGACCCACTGTCCGACCTGGCGGTCGCCCGGGCGGACGACGCGCCGATCGACGGGATCGAACTGGGCGACGCCGACGCACTGCAGGTCGGGCAGCTCGTCGTGGCGGTGGGCAACCCGCTGGGGCTGTCCGGCACGGTGACGGCCGGGGTGGTCAGCGCGCTCGGCCGGTCGCTGCCGGCCCGCAGCGGTGGCGCGACCCGCCTGATCGAGGACGTGATTCAGACCGACGCCGCACTCAACCCCGGCAACTCCGGTGGTGCGCTGGCCGATGCGAACGGACGAGTGGTCGGGATCAACACCGCGGTCGCGGGCATCGGCGTCGGCCTGGCCGTCCCGATCAACACGACGACCCGGCGGATCCTGACAGCCCTCCGCGCCGACGGCCGGGTCCGGCGGGCGTACCTCGGCCTGGTCACCGCGCCGTTCCCGCTGCCCGACGTGCTGGCCAGGCGACTCGCGGAGCGCAACCAGGGCCGGGCGCCGTCCCGGGGCCTCCGGGTCGTGGAGGTGGTAGCGGGCAGCCCCGCCGACCACGCCGGCGTCCGCACCGGTGACCTGCTGCTGGACGCCGGGCGCGCCCCGGTCCGGGACGCCCAGGGGTTACAGAAGCTGCTGTTCACCGACGCGATCGGCGTGCCGCTGCCGCTGACCGTCTACCGCAACGGGGCGATGGTCGACGTCATCGCGGTGCCCACCGAGCTCCCTAACTGAAGTGCGTCCGGGGCCGTTCCTGCCGCACGCCGTCGAGCGTGACGTCGACCTTCTCGTCGTAGAACGCGGCCAGGCCGGTCACCTTCTGGCTCTCCGGCAGCGGTGACCGGTAGGCCCAGACGACGTTCGAGTGGACGACCCCGGACTCCAGCACCACGTCCCAGTACGTCGCCGCGCCCTTGTACGGGCAGTGCGTGACCAGCGTCGACGGGCGTAGCAGGTCCAACCGCACGTCGGTGAGCGGCAGGTAGTACCGCGGCGGCAGGCTGGTCTCGAACAGGATCCGCGGCTGATGGGAGTCGGCGACGACGACGCCGTCGATGCTCACCTGGACGTGCCGGCTGCTGCTCAGGATGTCCACCCGCTTGTACGGGTCGCGGGGGTGGACGTAG is a window encoding:
- a CDS encoding S1C family serine protease; this translates as MTELDAYSQIVTRVARTVGPHVAALAVRSRRGEGAGSAVVVDSDGLMLTNAHVVHGAESGRVAFADGSESRFSVIGADPLSDLAVARADDAPIDGIELGDADALQVGQLVVAVGNPLGLSGTVTAGVVSALGRSLPARSGGATRLIEDVIQTDAALNPGNSGGALADANGRVVGINTAVAGIGVGLAVPINTTTRRILTALRADGRVRRAYLGLVTAPFPLPDVLARRLAERNQGRAPSRGLRVVEVVAGSPADHAGVRTGDLLLDAGRAPVRDAQGLQKLLFTDAIGVPLPLTVYRNGAMVDVIAVPTELPN
- a CDS encoding phosphoribosyltransferase is translated as MTSGAREVLTWDLFGTASRELAAQVAADGYRPEIVLAIARGGLLPAGALAYALDVKNVATINVEFYTGVDERLAVPVMLPPVPEIVDLAGARVLIVDDVADTGRTLEVVYEFCSAHVAEARTAVLYEKPQSVVHCEYVWRRTDRWINFPWSTLPPVG
- a CDS encoding DUF427 domain-containing protein, with the translated sequence MTTETEQKRGRVRVEPGLKRVRALVGGRVVADTRRPFFVWEKPYYPTYYVPRADVFAELVPTGEVSRSPSRGDGAVQDVVLPDRTLGSAAVLFPDSPVPELRDLVRLDWASMDEWLEEDEPVYVHPRDPYKRVDILSSSRHVQVSIDGVVVADSHQPRILFETSLPPRYYLPLTDVRLDLLRPSTLVTHCPYKGAATYWDVVLESGVVHSNVVWAYRSPLPESQKVTGLAAFYDEKVDVTLDGVRQERPRTHFS
- a CDS encoding FAD-dependent oxidoreductase, with protein sequence MRIGVIGAGIVGLSTAYALRRYPVSVRCYESGAPMGGRSRGGTRIFRLAHGTPALVRYAARARTGWRRWERTAGRTLVGAESTVVSGVGADEWYAAMRSAGVRCGLYADVADVPGLPARPGTPGPFLVDPAGGVIRAEATGEFLTAAVRRSVHVDAVRRITVHGDTATIHSTGGSWQCDSVLIAAGTGTAALAAPLGLPVPAALEHHVRFTFPLVATAGPDGGALPPPRCWIERSGAWKDGFTTYGHLAAPGQWAIGGHLPEEDTAWEIGPDEARRRAEPVVTGYVAEFLGDVVDPTPVDTVYCAVTPELGDGIQVARAGPVLAVWGENLFKFAPALGADLAAAVASRGLPDDLP